In Leptospira kanakyensis, a genomic segment contains:
- a CDS encoding TolC family protein yields MKLIKILLFVLVISFLDSLFAKPIQIKELWQTALQSNPEFLSAKADYDKAFFENEKSYAAYLPTVNVLASARQSSANFSGSGTVNDPLVNGSNAGSNTSGQSNSGESRPTAINRYSVGLSTNQNLFAGFKDKSGIEKTEALLQAAKQTLHDSRLKICFELKSGYSQMLYAKELHQLSEKIKERRVKNRDLVKLRYEVGREHKGSFLLSESFVKQSEFEVSSAFRLFESNLNEVERVIANRLDVNITSDFLYEPTMEKKFSEKEKETLLESHPSVMAEQSKVRAAQANIGIAEAGFYPDLNLSATVTRQDDVWLPKPRNYSFGLNLTYPLFNGGRDYYNVKIAKTEYEKSIHTRDSKKNSLSFSLEQSHLNFNNASEQLFVLSEFYKASEIRAMIARSQYSNGLISFENWDIIENDLINREKNLLLGKRDLGLAEATYLRNLGKCFDED; encoded by the coding sequence GTGAAGTTGATTAAAATTCTACTTTTTGTTTTAGTGATTTCCTTTTTGGATTCGCTTTTTGCCAAACCAATCCAGATTAAAGAACTTTGGCAGACCGCATTACAATCCAATCCAGAATTTTTATCTGCGAAAGCTGACTATGACAAAGCATTTTTTGAAAATGAAAAAAGTTACGCAGCGTATTTACCGACAGTCAATGTTTTGGCTTCGGCAAGACAATCGTCGGCCAATTTTAGCGGATCAGGGACTGTAAATGATCCTTTGGTTAATGGGTCTAACGCAGGTTCTAACACAAGTGGACAATCAAACTCCGGGGAATCAAGACCGACTGCTATCAATCGTTATTCCGTTGGACTTAGTACAAATCAAAATCTTTTTGCTGGATTTAAAGACAAAAGTGGAATTGAAAAAACAGAAGCTTTACTTCAGGCCGCAAAACAAACATTACATGATTCCAGGTTGAAAATTTGTTTTGAATTAAAATCTGGTTATTCACAAATGTTGTATGCCAAAGAACTGCACCAACTTTCTGAAAAAATTAAAGAAAGACGGGTCAAAAACCGTGATTTGGTAAAACTTCGTTATGAAGTAGGTAGGGAACATAAAGGAAGTTTTTTGCTAAGTGAATCCTTTGTCAAACAATCGGAGTTCGAAGTATCTTCTGCTTTTCGGCTTTTTGAAAGTAATTTAAACGAAGTAGAAAGAGTGATCGCTAATCGTTTGGATGTAAATATTACTTCAGATTTTTTATATGAGCCTACAATGGAAAAAAAATTTTCTGAAAAAGAAAAAGAAACCTTACTAGAATCACATCCATCTGTTATGGCCGAACAATCAAAAGTGAGAGCTGCCCAAGCAAATATTGGAATAGCAGAGGCAGGGTTTTATCCGGATCTAAATTTAAGTGCTACAGTGACAAGGCAAGATGATGTTTGGTTGCCTAAACCTAGAAACTATAGTTTTGGTTTGAATTTGACCTATCCTCTGTTTAATGGTGGTAGAGATTATTATAATGTTAAGATTGCAAAAACAGAATACGAAAAATCAATTCACACAAGGGATTCTAAAAAAAATTCCCTTTCTTTTTCTCTGGAACAATCGCATCTGAATTTTAATAATGCATCGGAACAATTGTTTGTATTGTCCGAATTTTATAAAGCTTCGGAAATTCGTGCAATGATTGCAAGGTCACAATATTCGAACGGACTCATCAGTTTTGAAAATTGGGATATCATTGAAAACGATTTAATTAACCGAGAAAAAAATCTTTTACTCGGTAAGAGAGATTTGGGATTGGCAGAGGCTACTTACTTACGAAATTTAGGAAAGTGTTTTGATGAAGATTAA
- a CDS encoding TetR/AcrR family transcriptional regulator translates to MNIKLNPRKVPQQKRSKERYQKIVDTAIELLGEVGYDDLTTDLIAERSGISVGSIYQFFPNKESIIYSHAESCYFILHDSFFKLLDAELKKKKKFSPDFISFTLSAFEQAFNEVKGYRLINSILYTNQALLQLDIESNERFAKSLAEKVILQLFPKVEKKFAYYRALMIVETVDSVFKIAQRKGKPSEKKAVLSELNNLLFVYFSSFL, encoded by the coding sequence ATGAATATCAAACTAAACCCACGGAAAGTTCCTCAACAGAAACGGTCGAAAGAGCGGTATCAAAAAATTGTTGATACCGCTATTGAACTGTTAGGTGAAGTTGGGTATGACGATCTGACTACTGATTTGATTGCAGAAAGAAGTGGGATTTCCGTCGGTTCCATTTATCAGTTTTTTCCCAATAAAGAATCCATAATTTATTCACATGCAGAGTCCTGTTATTTTATCCTTCATGATTCCTTTTTTAAACTTTTAGACGCGGAACTCAAAAAGAAAAAAAAATTCTCTCCTGATTTTATATCGTTCACTTTGTCCGCTTTTGAACAGGCATTTAATGAAGTGAAAGGTTATCGTTTGATCAACTCAATCTTATATACAAACCAAGCTTTGTTACAATTGGACATTGAAAGTAACGAACGTTTTGCCAAATCTCTCGCAGAAAAAGTAATCCTCCAACTTTTCCCTAAAGTGGAGAAAAAATTTGCTTACTATCGTGCTCTAATGATTGTAGAAACAGTAGACTCTGTATTCAAAATTGCCCAAAGAAAGGGAAAACCATCTGAAAAAAAGGCAGTCCTTTCCGAACTGAACAATCTTTTGTTTGTATATTTTTCCTCCTTCCTTTGA
- a CDS encoding right-handed parallel beta-helix repeat-containing protein: MQKTKKILLGIFITLFITFGMNHCNSEDPANSAFVHVTMMDNAFHPPVIRTFKGGKIRFVNEGNNPHNAISITKDWTTEKTFGNLAMFRGAHTDVFFPEEGVFPYFCSFHASPDGKIGMTGVAVIGDAAYNPQTNIAKSKISKKWSGVTRKVPSQYKTIQNAVDAASPGDLVLVAKGIYKEEVTVTTPSIVIRGEDRNETIIDGEFLRGNGIMVVGADGVAVENLTTRNATLNGVYWTGVKGYRGSYLTAYNNGDYGIYAFDSEDGLMEHSYASGSPDSGFYIGQCNPCNAIINDVISENNALGYSGTNSSGNLYLLSSIWRKNQLGIGPNTLDRELLPPQKQIVVKKNIVYDNNNTNAPSKKLEYPSIGNGIALLGALENLVEDNLVFNHNNYGILVTMNIDENIWISNNNVVRNNKVYHSGRGDIALSGPVNVGNCFEGNSYGVSSPPLLESLQSCSGLRYPHIGDMSSSIGLLALFVQANLREFVLGSYKNQPIPPAQTNMPKESLVTVVPAHDVFQTNKGLIDTAELPKLDQAEFDAATNKMYTSGWRVHFPGTLKTWYFHIMGYLLPFAIFAAWTGLAMLDRFSAKGAKLDFYFWLVLLVPFIGSLIYLYSKESKISPVVRNTVVFGGILLFLTILAYAGYAMTAVTEPALT; encoded by the coding sequence ATGCAAAAGACAAAAAAGATTCTATTAGGAATCTTCATTACTTTATTCATAACGTTTGGTATGAATCATTGTAATTCGGAAGATCCTGCCAATTCGGCATTTGTCCATGTCACGATGATGGACAATGCCTTTCACCCGCCTGTCATTCGCACATTCAAAGGCGGTAAAATTCGATTTGTGAACGAAGGAAACAATCCTCACAATGCCATTTCCATCACCAAAGATTGGACAACAGAAAAAACATTTGGCAACTTAGCCATGTTCCGCGGTGCTCATACCGATGTGTTTTTTCCTGAAGAAGGAGTGTTCCCTTACTTTTGTTCCTTCCATGCTTCTCCTGATGGTAAAATCGGGATGACCGGTGTTGCCGTGATTGGAGATGCCGCTTACAATCCGCAGACAAATATCGCCAAATCTAAAATTTCCAAGAAATGGTCTGGAGTGACTCGTAAAGTTCCATCCCAATACAAAACCATTCAAAATGCTGTGGATGCAGCATCTCCGGGAGATCTAGTACTTGTTGCAAAAGGAATTTATAAAGAAGAAGTAACGGTTACCACTCCTTCGATTGTGATTCGTGGAGAAGATCGTAATGAAACTATCATTGATGGTGAGTTTTTACGTGGGAACGGAATTATGGTTGTTGGTGCTGACGGTGTGGCTGTTGAAAACCTAACCACAAGAAATGCAACACTCAATGGTGTTTATTGGACGGGTGTGAAAGGATATCGCGGATCATATCTAACTGCATACAATAACGGTGATTATGGTATTTATGCTTTTGATTCAGAAGATGGACTTATGGAACACTCGTATGCTTCCGGATCTCCTGATTCAGGATTTTATATTGGTCAGTGTAATCCATGTAATGCGATCATAAATGATGTAATTTCAGAGAACAATGCCCTTGGGTATTCGGGAACCAATTCAAGTGGAAACTTGTATTTGTTATCTTCTATTTGGAGAAAAAACCAATTGGGAATTGGACCAAATACATTGGATCGTGAGTTACTTCCTCCACAAAAACAAATTGTGGTTAAAAAGAATATTGTTTATGATAATAACAATACCAACGCACCTTCCAAAAAATTAGAATACCCATCCATTGGAAATGGTATCGCACTTCTTGGAGCACTCGAAAATCTTGTGGAAGACAATTTAGTTTTTAACCACAACAATTATGGTATTTTAGTCACTATGAATATCGACGAAAATATTTGGATCTCCAATAACAACGTCGTAAGAAACAATAAGGTATACCATTCCGGTCGTGGAGACATTGCTCTCAGTGGGCCAGTGAATGTGGGAAACTGTTTTGAAGGTAATTCTTATGGAGTTTCGAGCCCTCCGCTATTAGAATCACTTCAGTCTTGTTCCGGGCTTCGTTATCCACATATAGGAGATATGTCGTCTAGTATCGGTTTACTTGCATTGTTTGTTCAGGCTAACCTTCGTGAATTTGTGTTAGGTTCTTATAAAAACCAACCAATTCCACCGGCACAAACAAATATGCCAAAGGAAAGTTTGGTTACTGTTGTTCCTGCACATGATGTTTTTCAAACAAACAAAGGTTTGATTGATACAGCTGAGCTACCTAAACTCGACCAAGCGGAATTTGATGCAGCAACTAACAAAATGTATACTTCTGGTTGGAGAGTTCATTTCCCTGGAACATTAAAAACATGGTATTTCCATATCATGGGTTATTTGTTACCATTTGCTATTTTTGCTGCTTGGACAGGACTTGCTATGTTGGATCGATTCTCAGCTAAAGGTGCAAAACTAGATTTTTACTTTTGGTTGGTATTACTCGTTCCTTTTATTGGTTCTTTGATTTATTTATATTCCAAGGAATCTAAAATTTCACCTGTCGTTCGAAATACCGTTGTGTTCGGTGGTATTTTACTTTTTTTAACAATTTTGGCTTATGCTGGTTATGCGATGACCGCAGTAACGGAACCGGCTTTAACTTAA
- a CDS encoding ABC transporter permease, whose amino-acid sequence MLAIEIRNLNKSYTIGNSKFPVLAGIDLEISQGEFVAIMGPSGSGKSTLLQVMGLLDQVDSGTYKLFGRRVDGESSDVLSDVRGSMLGFVFQQFHLLSKSNATQNVSLPSLYTNVDFNQERALQQLEKVGLSNRALHTPNELSGGQQQRVAIARALLVDPPIIFADEPTGNLDSKSKIEIMLELQRLHKEGKTIVMVTHEPEMAEYCDRIIHVNDGKILSDEGKKKKKDQVILPKVDLKRKQGWPLFKGIFLQSLFSLSSNRLRTFLSALGILFGVVCVISVMALGEGAKKSVEEQFSSLGANLVIVRTGGMRSGGVSLEAGSVNRLDVFDVNAVAKKFPEVKQISAVVNGRAQLVFGNRNWNSYITGANPIYETLRNLEPVEGRFFTEEENGKRALVCLVGNTVVKELYEGKNPVGTYLKVNRILFRVVGLLPEKGSTGFRDQDDVILIPLNTAMRRLLNKDSVDSLEMELEKSESSEEFTTSLKRFLHERHGTNESMGNLYQVMNMADIQSAVSETNQTMTTLLIALATVSLMVGGIGIMNIMLVSVKERTKEIGLRKALGARESDIRMQFLIESTLTSLTGGIVGLVFGILAVIFLQEYFGWTIVLSFPSIGFAFLFSISIGILFGWWPSEYAAKLSPIVALRSE is encoded by the coding sequence TTGTTAGCAATTGAAATTCGTAATTTAAATAAATCTTATACCATTGGAAATTCAAAGTTTCCTGTTTTAGCTGGTATTGATTTAGAAATTTCGCAAGGGGAATTTGTTGCGATAATGGGTCCTTCTGGATCAGGCAAATCTACTTTATTGCAAGTGATGGGTTTACTAGATCAGGTGGACTCGGGCACTTATAAATTATTTGGTCGGAGAGTGGATGGTGAATCCTCCGATGTTTTGTCTGATGTACGTGGCAGTATGCTTGGTTTTGTTTTTCAACAGTTCCATTTATTATCCAAATCCAATGCCACTCAAAACGTAAGTTTACCATCTTTGTATACAAATGTAGATTTTAATCAGGAAAGAGCCTTACAGCAGTTAGAAAAAGTGGGACTTTCAAATCGTGCTCTCCATACACCGAATGAACTATCAGGTGGCCAACAACAGAGAGTTGCTATTGCACGTGCATTACTTGTGGATCCGCCCATCATTTTTGCGGATGAACCCACCGGAAACTTAGATTCCAAAAGTAAAATTGAAATCATGTTGGAACTACAACGCCTTCACAAAGAAGGAAAAACCATAGTGATGGTTACCCATGAACCAGAGATGGCAGAATATTGTGATCGTATCATTCATGTGAATGATGGGAAAATACTTTCTGATGAAGGAAAAAAGAAAAAAAAAGATCAGGTTATATTACCTAAAGTTGATTTGAAAAGAAAACAGGGATGGCCACTTTTTAAAGGAATATTTCTTCAATCCTTGTTTTCTTTGTCATCTAATCGTTTGCGTACATTTTTATCTGCACTCGGAATCCTTTTTGGAGTAGTTTGTGTGATCTCTGTTATGGCACTGGGAGAAGGTGCTAAAAAATCTGTAGAGGAGCAGTTCTCTTCGTTAGGTGCCAATTTAGTCATCGTGCGTACAGGGGGAATGCGAAGTGGAGGAGTTTCTCTGGAAGCAGGTTCTGTCAACCGATTGGATGTGTTTGATGTGAATGCTGTTGCTAAAAAATTTCCTGAAGTAAAACAAATCTCAGCTGTTGTGAATGGAAGAGCCCAATTGGTTTTTGGAAATAGAAACTGGAATAGTTATATTACTGGAGCAAATCCAATTTATGAAACACTTCGTAATTTGGAACCTGTGGAAGGAAGGTTTTTTACAGAAGAAGAAAACGGGAAACGAGCTCTTGTTTGTCTTGTGGGAAATACAGTTGTCAAAGAATTATACGAAGGTAAAAATCCCGTGGGAACCTACTTAAAGGTAAATCGAATTTTATTTCGAGTGGTGGGACTCCTTCCCGAAAAGGGAAGCACTGGATTTCGCGATCAGGATGATGTGATTCTTATCCCGCTAAATACTGCTATGCGAAGATTGTTAAATAAAGACTCCGTTGATAGTTTGGAAATGGAATTGGAAAAATCTGAATCTTCAGAAGAGTTTACAACTTCTCTAAAAAGATTTTTACATGAACGCCATGGCACAAACGAATCGATGGGAAATCTTTACCAGGTAATGAATATGGCGGATATTCAATCTGCTGTTTCTGAAACTAATCAAACTATGACAACCTTACTCATTGCCCTTGCCACGGTATCACTGATGGTAGGTGGTATTGGAATTATGAACATTATGTTGGTTTCTGTAAAGGAAAGGACAAAAGAAATTGGACTTAGAAAAGCACTTGGTGCCCGTGAGTCCGACATTCGTATGCAATTTTTAATCGAATCCACTTTGACAAGTTTGACTGGAGGGATCGTTGGACTTGTATTTGGAATCCTTGCCGTCATTTTTTTGCAAGAATACTTTGGTTGGACTATAGTTTTATCCTTTCCTTCTATTGGATTTGCTTTTCTATTTTCTATATCGATCGGAATTCTTTTTGGTTGGTGGCCTTCTGAGTATGCTGCTAAACTTAGTCCGATTGTGGCATTACGATCCGAATGA
- a CDS encoding efflux RND transporter periplasmic adaptor subunit, producing the protein MKIKLILIAVAVIVILIAVYLFGFGKSKPSSKLESSKVFLGDLVVTVRATGTAIPKNRLEIKPPIAGRVESILVSEGTQVGRGKIIAWMSSTERAALLDAARAKGEVELKKWEDFYKPTPVISPLRGLVIASNISPGQTVTQQDILYVLSDNLMVQAKVDETDLSKIKIGQTANVIVDSYSNSPIRAKVSHIGYEAVTENNVTMYNVDLELKTIPDYLRSGMSITIDFILSEERNVLLIQNEFVKGSSGKGKVTKKVDGELVETAVSIGNSDEQNTVILSGVSENEMVYRKKKIQEEKKTSSGGPFSSPKIPKR; encoded by the coding sequence ATGAAGATTAAACTGATACTCATTGCAGTCGCTGTAATTGTTATTTTGATTGCGGTTTATTTATTTGGTTTCGGAAAATCAAAACCGAGTTCCAAACTAGAGTCCTCGAAAGTGTTTCTCGGTGATTTGGTTGTAACCGTTCGTGCCACCGGAACAGCCATTCCCAAAAATAGATTGGAAATCAAACCTCCCATTGCTGGACGTGTGGAATCCATTTTAGTAAGTGAAGGAACACAGGTTGGTCGTGGTAAAATCATCGCTTGGATGAGCTCCACGGAAAGAGCCGCTCTCTTGGATGCCGCCCGTGCCAAAGGGGAAGTCGAATTAAAGAAGTGGGAAGATTTTTATAAACCGACACCAGTCATTTCACCTTTGCGCGGTTTGGTGATCGCATCAAATATCAGTCCAGGTCAAACCGTGACCCAACAAGATATACTTTATGTTCTTTCTGACAATTTGATGGTGCAAGCAAAGGTAGATGAAACCGATTTATCAAAAATAAAAATTGGCCAGACCGCAAATGTAATCGTTGATTCTTATTCAAATTCTCCAATCAGAGCCAAGGTATCTCATATTGGTTATGAAGCGGTAACCGAAAACAATGTGACCATGTACAATGTGGATTTAGAATTAAAAACAATTCCAGACTATTTGAGAAGTGGAATGTCGATTACTATCGACTTTATTCTTTCTGAAGAAAGAAACGTATTGTTGATTCAAAATGAATTCGTGAAAGGAAGTAGTGGTAAGGGAAAGGTAACAAAAAAAGTGGATGGTGAACTTGTCGAAACTGCGGTTTCTATAGGGAACTCAGATGAACAGAATACTGTTATCCTTTCTGGAGTTTCAGAAAATGAAATGGTTTACCGAAAGAAAAAAATTCAGGAAGAAAAAAAGACTAGTTCCGGTGGACCCTTCTCCTCACCAAAAATACCAAAGAGATAA
- a CDS encoding TPM domain-containing protein, producing the protein MTDETWTLSPGFVAALEKKLRDHESKTTNQVAVYVISSLEGEVLENYSFRVAETWKLGQKKNDNGVLLLIALDDRKLRIEVGYGLEGSLTDVICHHIIEKEIKPYFKKGNFESGIQNGVNSILAAIEGEYTVPPAEDFSHLGPLSFLGQLSGAHLEMPMIMRVVLTIFVFFVLSIFTYAAATTPYFGWFLYFFLFPFWSLFPTAIHGANVGASVFLIYAIGTGLYKLYHLLTPHGRKRMREKIYHGSSRGSGSSGGWSSSRGSSGGFSGGGGSFGGGGSSGSW; encoded by the coding sequence GTGACAGATGAAACATGGACTTTGAGTCCGGGATTTGTTGCTGCTTTAGAAAAAAAACTACGAGATCATGAAAGTAAAACAACTAACCAGGTTGCAGTTTACGTGATTTCTTCTTTGGAAGGAGAAGTTTTAGAAAACTATTCCTTTCGAGTTGCAGAAACATGGAAATTGGGACAAAAGAAAAATGACAATGGGGTATTGTTGTTAATTGCATTGGATGATAGAAAGTTAAGGATTGAAGTTGGTTATGGTCTGGAAGGAAGTTTAACGGATGTTATTTGCCATCATATCATCGAAAAAGAAATTAAACCCTATTTTAAAAAAGGAAATTTTGAATCAGGAATCCAAAATGGCGTGAATTCAATCCTTGCAGCCATTGAAGGCGAATATACAGTTCCACCTGCTGAGGATTTTTCTCATCTGGGTCCTTTGTCTTTTTTAGGACAACTTTCGGGTGCTCACCTGGAGATGCCAATGATCATGAGAGTTGTCTTAACTATATTTGTATTTTTTGTATTGAGTATATTTACTTATGCGGCAGCTACCACACCTTACTTTGGATGGTTTTTATATTTCTTTTTATTCCCTTTTTGGAGTTTATTTCCTACAGCCATTCACGGGGCCAATGTTGGTGCGAGTGTATTTTTAATTTATGCTATAGGGACAGGACTTTACAAACTGTATCACCTGTTAACGCCACATGGACGAAAACGAATGAGAGAAAAAATATACCATGGGTCTTCTCGAGGGTCTGGAAGTAGTGGTGGATGGTCAAGCAGTAGAGGAAGTTCCGGTGGGTTTAGCGGTGGCGGTGGTAGTTTTGGCGGTGGTGGAAGCTCTGGAAGTTGGTAA
- a CDS encoding SulP family inorganic anion transporter: MDSKDNIKDWLPGLKENWRSDILSGFIVFLIALPLCLGISLASGAPPMAGIFSGIVGGIIVSLLSGSHLTINGPAAGLIAVVLNSIMVLGGGDPKLGFELTLAAIVIAGAIQVVLGLVKAGNLTVYFPISVVHGMMAAIGIIIISKQFYVALGITPKAKTIGGLLLEIPFSFSLVNPEVAIIGLSAIVIIAILAKIKNPLLKKLPAPLVAVLVGIVLGIVFDLADEHSYTLLDQTYKIGPEKLVNLPDHIYDGITFPDFSRWKDGIFWVMVITIALIASIESLLTATAVDNTDPYRRKSNMDRELVAKGAGNFFLGWIGGLPIIAEVVRSSANIENGAKTRFSNFFHGLFLLFFILLLPGLIHRIPLASLAGILIMVGVRLASPHVFKETYDKGWDQIVIFTVTVILTIVEDLLVGVFCGIITAILIQIYFGVPLRYIFVADITVKSENKVHELYVRHALLFSNMISLKLLFRKIAPGERVDLQFDENVKMIGFSAIEFLQSFKRDYESRGGQVNLIGFEDLKPISTYYGATRIHK, from the coding sequence ATGGACAGTAAAGACAATATAAAAGATTGGTTACCCGGGTTAAAGGAAAATTGGAGATCGGACATTTTGTCCGGTTTTATTGTGTTTCTGATCGCGTTACCCCTGTGTTTGGGTATCTCGCTTGCATCGGGAGCTCCACCGATGGCAGGAATATTTTCAGGGATTGTGGGTGGGATTATAGTTTCTCTACTCAGTGGTTCTCACCTTACTATCAATGGCCCTGCGGCAGGACTCATTGCTGTTGTTCTCAATTCAATTATGGTTTTAGGTGGTGGAGATCCGAAACTAGGTTTTGAATTAACACTGGCAGCCATTGTGATTGCTGGTGCCATCCAAGTGGTTTTGGGACTAGTAAAAGCTGGAAATTTAACCGTTTATTTTCCAATCTCTGTAGTTCATGGAATGATGGCTGCGATTGGAATCATTATCATTTCGAAACAATTTTATGTGGCCCTTGGAATCACTCCTAAGGCCAAAACCATTGGTGGGTTGTTATTAGAAATTCCATTTAGTTTTTCTCTTGTGAATCCGGAAGTTGCCATCATCGGACTTTCTGCGATTGTGATCATCGCCATTTTGGCAAAAATCAAAAATCCTCTACTCAAAAAATTACCGGCACCACTAGTTGCTGTGTTAGTTGGGATTGTCCTTGGTATTGTTTTTGATTTGGCAGATGAACATTCTTATACACTTCTTGACCAAACCTATAAAATTGGCCCTGAAAAATTAGTAAATCTTCCTGATCATATTTATGATGGAATCACCTTCCCGGATTTTTCTAGATGGAAAGACGGAATTTTTTGGGTTATGGTGATTACCATTGCACTCATTGCAAGTATTGAATCATTGTTAACTGCAACGGCAGTTGATAATACTGATCCCTATCGTCGTAAATCCAATATGGATCGTGAGTTGGTTGCAAAAGGTGCTGGTAACTTCTTTTTAGGTTGGATTGGTGGATTACCAATCATTGCAGAAGTTGTTCGGTCTTCTGCCAATATTGAAAACGGAGCAAAAACAAGATTTTCCAATTTTTTCCATGGATTGTTTTTACTTTTTTTCATTTTGCTTTTGCCAGGCCTCATCCATCGAATCCCACTCGCATCACTTGCAGGAATTTTGATTATGGTTGGAGTTCGATTGGCCTCTCCACATGTTTTTAAAGAAACTTATGATAAAGGTTGGGATCAAATCGTTATTTTTACGGTGACCGTGATTCTTACAATCGTAGAAGACTTATTAGTTGGTGTATTCTGTGGGATCATCACCGCCATTTTGATCCAAATTTATTTTGGTGTTCCACTTCGGTATATTTTTGTTGCCGATATCACCGTAAAATCTGAAAACAAAGTCCACGAATTATATGTCAGACATGCTTTGTTATTTTCAAATATGATTTCATTGAAATTGTTATTTAGAAAAATTGCTCCCGGCGAACGGGTGGATCTTCAATTCGATGAGAATGTAAAAATGATAGGATTTTCGGCCATCGAGTTTTTACAAAGTTTCAAACGAGACTATGAATCTAGAGGTGGGCAGGTAAATTTGATTGGATTTGAGGATCTAAAACCTATCTCTACCTATTACGGAGCAACCCGAATCCACAAGTAG